The Fusarium falciforme chromosome 8, complete sequence region GGGATCCTTGGGAGGGATCAAATGATGGGGAAACAGCGTTTGTTTTGCACCTCGAGACGAGGGGGTTTTTCTTCCTAGAGCGGAGCGGTTGGATAGGTATCAAGAGAGGTGGAGTGTACATGATGTTGGGGATATAAACATGGGGTTTAGATCTGGGGGCATGCTGGGGAAATGTCGGGCTTGTCGTTCGGTTGGAACATTACTGAACGGATGGATGAGTACCTTTTTGCCTCTATACGGATGGGAACCTCGGCTGGCTTCAAGGCGTAGGAGTCGGAGTCGGCAATAGAACGTGCTGAAAGATGCACGCGATTTATCCCTCAAGTGCTTTTTTGGGTTGTCTTTGTGATGTTCAGGTCAATTAATTAATCCATTTGCAAGTTTAATATTTCATGGACGCGTAGTGCCTATCTAGGCATCTCTCATGGGTATCTTGTGTCCTCGGGTGTGTTTGTCCTTGAGCCTCCGTGTCTGTCCTATGCGCATCacgtcttcttgaccttttcGGTCCACTCCTTGGCCCCCTTGACTCCATCGTGGCCTCTCCTAAACAGAGCCCTCTCCCACTCCTCCAGTCCCCTCAGAAATTCACCTCCGTTACCCCCAACGCCTTCATCCGCCTTTCTAGCATGAAGTCCAACCTCGCCCGCCCTAACAACAAAAGTCTTTCTCAAAACCTCTGCGATATCCCTCTCATCGAATAAATCCAGCATCCTAACGCCCACACCGTAAAAGTGCGCGCTCTGATCCCTCAGTGGCACAGCACGCGGATCGGCCCTCAGCGCGGCGAGCACGACGGCGGATAGACACGGGGGAAGGTTGAGCGTAAGAGGGGCGCgggatgttggtgttgatgcgaGGGCGAGCATCTCTGCGAGCCAGAGGGGGAGGCTTAGGGGCGTGTTTGGTTTTAGGCCGTGGGGGGAGTTGTCGAGGTGGCCGAGGTAGGGAACGTCGATTTCGAATTGGCATGGGACTTTCTGGGCATTTGTGAGCTTTGAGCGTGTGAGATTGGTGATTGGGAGGTATACCTCTGCATCCGTTAGGATGGCATCTATGTCGTAGTACGA contains the following coding sequences:
- a CDS encoding DNA replication complex GINS protein PSF3 yields the protein MSYYDIDAILTDAEKVPCQFEIDVPYLGHLDNSPHGLKPNTPLSLPLWLAEMLALASTPTSRAPLTLNLPPCLSAVVLAALRADPRAVPLRDQSAHFYGVGVRMLDLFDERDIAEVLRKTFVVRAGEVGLHARKADEGVGGNGGEFLRGLEEWERALFRRGHDGVKGAKEWTEKVKKT